One Nitrospirota bacterium genomic window carries:
- a CDS encoding site-2 protease family protein, translated as MVPAREHPGYDVVPMDDDPKAPAHASIVVPLGLFLATVFTTLWAGAYQTNTSPLLGAWQFLVNDPAALLKGLPFAGTLLGILVMHELGHYVLSRIHRVPASLPLFIPGPPHFIGTFGAIIRMRGPILNRKALFDIGVAGPIAGFVVAVVALFVGLSLSQVVKDEHTFGLHLGEPLLLQFVSWLVFGPLPEGYDVLLHPVGFAAWFGLFVTALNLIPIGQLDGGHVAYALWGERQRTLALAILPVLLVLGFVGWRGWFLWAGMAGLLGLSHPPVLDPEEALGPTRVWVGWGALAIFILTFAPVPFSFY; from the coding sequence ATGGTCCCGGCGCGGGAGCACCCAGGGTATGACGTGGTTCCGATGGATGACGATCCGAAGGCGCCGGCTCATGCCTCGATTGTCGTTCCGCTGGGGCTGTTTCTGGCCACGGTCTTTACCACACTCTGGGCCGGAGCCTACCAAACCAACACGAGCCCGCTGCTCGGTGCCTGGCAGTTTTTGGTCAACGATCCGGCTGCTCTTCTGAAAGGCCTTCCGTTCGCCGGGACCCTGCTGGGCATCCTGGTCATGCACGAGCTCGGTCATTATGTCCTCTCGCGCATTCACCGTGTGCCCGCCTCCTTGCCGCTGTTCATCCCGGGGCCGCCGCACTTTATCGGGACCTTCGGCGCGATCATCCGCATGCGCGGGCCGATCCTGAACCGCAAGGCCCTGTTCGACATCGGTGTGGCCGGCCCGATCGCGGGGTTCGTGGTGGCGGTCGTGGCGCTATTTGTTGGGCTGAGCCTCTCGCAGGTGGTCAAAGACGAGCATACCTTCGGCCTGCACCTGGGGGAGCCGTTGCTGTTGCAGTTCGTGTCCTGGCTGGTGTTCGGCCCGCTTCCGGAGGGCTACGACGTGCTGCTGCACCCGGTCGGCTTTGCCGCCTGGTTCGGGCTTTTCGTGACCGCGCTGAACTTAATTCCCATCGGGCAGCTGGACGGGGGCCATGTGGCTTATGCCCTCTGGGGCGAGCGGCAGAGGACGCTGGCCTTGGCGATCCTCCCGGTCCTGCTGGTGCTGGGCTTCGTGGGCTGGCGCGGGTGGTTTCTCTGGGCTGGGATGGCCGGGCTGCTGGGGCTGAGCCATCCGCCGGTCCTGGACCCGGAGGAAGCTCTGGGCCCGACCCGCGTCTGGGTCGGCTGGGGCGCACTGGCGATTTTTATCCTGACCTTTGCGCCGGTGCCATTCTCATTCTATTAA
- a CDS encoding DUF1566 domain-containing protein encodes MRRTSPARAWVGTLALCAFSLIVDPLPAAERFTLVLGGVGVKDNQTGLVWEQAPDLEHDVWSRSVERCKTKAIGGKNGWRAPTIQEIKSLIDPAQKDPALPPGHPFLNIKSAIYWTATPHPTDDIVAWQVSFFSGEPVTDQKSGTRRMWCVLGEPSAK; translated from the coding sequence ATGAGGCGAACGAGTCCGGCGCGAGCCTGGGTCGGTACCCTGGCCTTGTGTGCGTTCTCGCTGATCGTTGATCCGCTCCCCGCCGCCGAGCGATTCACCCTCGTGCTGGGTGGAGTCGGGGTGAAGGACAACCAGACCGGCCTGGTCTGGGAGCAGGCGCCGGACCTGGAACATGATGTCTGGAGCCGATCCGTCGAGCGTTGCAAGACGAAGGCCATCGGCGGTAAAAACGGCTGGCGGGCGCCGACGATTCAGGAGATAAAGAGCCTCATCGATCCGGCGCAGAAGGACCCGGCTCTGCCGCCCGGCCATCCCTTTTTGAATATCAAGTCGGCCATCTACTGGACCGCCACGCCGCACCCGACCGACGACATCGTGGCCTGGCAGGTGAGTTTCTTTTCCGGCGAACCGGTGACCGACCAGAAGTCCGGGACTCGCCGCATGTGGTGTGTGTTGGGCGAACCCTCGGCGAAATAG
- a CDS encoding MBL fold metallo-hydrolase yields MGLEDDFCDIIKKARTGLGLSIGEVAEKSGIRPDAVTVLERAGRQPTRAEVMALATVLGLRPEPLIQIALEGWRPADSPALACVETVLGDVGGYQVKGYVLYDGGEAIMVDTAYNAEAMLDVVSRKNLTLKAVCLTHGHSDHAEGLDVILQHLPVPVYIGREDVKLLSWKPPQKLMGPCEDGSPIAVGGLTVTCMTTPGHTPGGICYRVQGGERDICFVGDTLFAGSIGRANPATLYPVHLESVRKRVLTQPAPVVLLPGHGPATTVGEELVHNPFLTAA; encoded by the coding sequence ATGGGATTAGAAGACGACTTCTGCGACATCATCAAGAAGGCCCGGACGGGTCTGGGGCTCTCGATCGGCGAGGTGGCCGAAAAAAGCGGCATCAGACCTGACGCCGTGACGGTGTTGGAGCGGGCCGGGAGGCAGCCGACGAGGGCGGAAGTCATGGCGCTTGCGACAGTGTTGGGGCTCAGGCCTGAGCCATTGATTCAGATTGCACTGGAAGGGTGGAGGCCGGCCGACTCTCCGGCGCTGGCTTGCGTCGAAACGGTACTCGGGGATGTCGGCGGGTACCAGGTCAAAGGCTATGTGCTGTACGATGGGGGCGAGGCCATTATGGTGGACACGGCCTACAATGCCGAGGCCATGCTGGATGTCGTGAGCCGGAAGAATCTGACACTCAAAGCGGTTTGTCTCACGCACGGCCATTCCGACCATGCGGAGGGGTTGGATGTGATCCTGCAACATCTTCCAGTGCCGGTCTATATCGGCCGCGAGGATGTGAAACTCCTCTCCTGGAAACCGCCGCAAAAGCTGATGGGCCCTTGCGAAGACGGCAGTCCGATCGCGGTGGGCGGTCTGACCGTGACCTGCATGACGACGCCGGGTCATACGCCTGGCGGCATCTGTTATCGGGTGCAGGGGGGCGAGCGTGACATCTGCTTCGTCGGGGACACGCTTTTTGCCGGTTCGATCGGGAGGGCCAATCCCGCGACGCTCTATCCGGTGCATCTGGAATCGGTGAGGAAGCGGGTGTTGACACAGCCGGCGCCGGTGGTACTCTTGCCCGGCCACGGTCCGGCCACGACGGTGGGGGAAGAACTGGTTCATAACCCTTTTCTGACCGCAGCCTAG